In the Leptospira limi genome, one interval contains:
- a CDS encoding FecR domain-containing protein, translated as MNLDKRDSFVLLSLTSIALFFSVLFYLDLNRKIDIGDREVVGTIFFKNNIVQRKFEDEVIWEKLENNSPLINKDTIRSEAFSDAIIRLKDGTEINIDENSMFNLDLTGEDPNLEFSEGSLQVKKNDSNANQIKITSSGSEINVDSGNVKIERVKDQELSLFVEKGITTVKQNGKALDVEQGKKAEFKKSGIEIKKIPVVLISPPSQKLFYAEPNEVNVTFTWKIESGYGTPTLEISRSPNFKLRFFSEPVTDGKTMVSLKEGTFYWRIKVKNQKTNSIESSETNKLFVSKLESFLGESPNHGTVIPFVQLYPLVTVSWTKLTTVNSYLFFLSNNNSFQNPIKRIETSANQISFDDLKEGTYYWKVIAKSSFPDTKDRETKVYSFSIKKQNTFPAPKWQRPNPGAEISLEEIKLNQAILIWEGNAEIQSYHVKIGKDSKLSNVLIGTETKSNFLVPNWNQLGLGQFYVTITGKTKEGKETEPSAILSFTIIDKKKKQDTIVNIEENKTQTVQEAKLEILSPNGSVIQMKGKSSLDFHWKLSGISADKFDLVLYQHFTEKKIAIYKTSTKESHYQLKDLSILDEGSFSWDLSVYKDGNFVLSRKGNFILALDQLKSLKPTDIEFISPKRLYKEKK; from the coding sequence ATGAATTTAGACAAACGGGATTCATTTGTTCTACTTAGCCTAACAAGTATTGCGCTATTTTTCAGTGTCTTATTTTACTTAGATTTGAATCGAAAAATTGATATTGGTGATCGTGAAGTTGTAGGAACGATCTTTTTTAAAAACAACATTGTCCAACGTAAATTTGAAGATGAAGTCATTTGGGAAAAACTAGAAAACAATAGTCCACTCATTAATAAAGATACTATCCGTTCTGAAGCATTTTCTGATGCCATCATTCGCTTAAAAGATGGAACGGAGATCAACATTGATGAAAATTCAATGTTTAACTTAGATTTAACGGGTGAAGATCCAAACTTAGAATTTTCAGAAGGATCATTACAGGTAAAAAAGAATGATTCCAATGCAAATCAAATTAAAATCACAAGTTCAGGTAGCGAAATCAATGTTGATTCAGGAAATGTCAAAATTGAAAGAGTGAAAGACCAAGAGTTAAGTCTATTTGTAGAAAAAGGCATAACAACTGTTAAACAGAATGGTAAAGCTTTAGATGTAGAACAAGGGAAAAAGGCTGAATTTAAAAAAAGCGGAATTGAGATTAAAAAAATCCCAGTTGTACTCATCTCACCTCCTTCCCAAAAATTATTTTATGCAGAACCTAATGAAGTAAATGTGACTTTCACTTGGAAAATAGAATCAGGTTATGGGACGCCGACTTTAGAAATCTCGAGATCTCCCAATTTTAAACTTAGGTTTTTTTCGGAACCGGTTACAGATGGCAAAACTATGGTTAGCCTAAAAGAAGGAACTTTCTATTGGCGAATCAAAGTCAAAAATCAAAAAACTAATAGCATTGAATCAAGTGAAACAAATAAACTTTTCGTTTCAAAACTAGAATCTTTTTTGGGAGAATCACCTAATCATGGAACAGTGATCCCCTTTGTGCAATTATATCCGTTGGTCACTGTTTCTTGGACTAAATTGACAACTGTAAATTCCTATCTCTTTTTTCTATCTAATAACAATAGTTTTCAAAATCCAATTAAACGAATTGAAACTTCTGCGAATCAAATTTCATTTGATGATTTAAAAGAAGGAACTTATTATTGGAAGGTAATTGCAAAATCATCATTTCCTGATACGAAAGACCGCGAAACAAAAGTTTATTCCTTTTCCATTAAAAAACAAAACACATTCCCAGCACCTAAATGGCAAAGACCAAATCCAGGTGCTGAAATTAGTTTGGAGGAAATTAAATTAAACCAAGCCATTCTAATATGGGAAGGAAATGCTGAAATTCAATCGTATCATGTTAAAATTGGTAAGGATTCCAAACTTTCGAATGTGCTGATTGGTACCGAAACAAAATCAAATTTTTTAGTTCCCAATTGGAATCAACTTGGCCTAGGACAATTTTATGTAACGATCACCGGTAAAACAAAGGAAGGAAAGGAAACGGAACCTTCTGCGATCCTTAGTTTTACCATTATAGATAAAAAGAAAAAACAGGATACGATTGTAAATATTGAAGAAAATAAAACCCAAACGGTGCAAGAAGCAAAATTAGAAATACTTTCACCAAATGGATCTGTCATCCAAATGAAAGGGAAATCAAGTTTAGACTTCCATTGGAAGTTGAGTGGCATTTCTGCTGACAAATTTGATTTGGTATTGTACCAACATTTCACCGAGAAAAAAATTGCAATTTATAAAACTAGCACAAAGGAATCCCATTACCAACTTAAAGATTTAAGCATATTGGATGAAGGGAGTTTTTCATGGGATCTGAGTGTTTATAAAGATGGAAACTTTGTTTTGTCTCGCAAAGGAAATTTCATTTTAGCACTGGACCAATTAAAATCACTAAAGCCAACTGATATCGAATTTATCTCTCCCAAAAGACTCTATAAAGAAAAAAAATGA
- a CDS encoding adenylate/guanylate cyclase domain-containing protein: protein MKTILIKLRNLFGNQSNTPGEFQFPIRYKLLLITSIVLLISMSGVIFLASYFFRKDSEVRVKENNIKINDILSLKVKSDLHSIKQDVHITASAVLRNAQSANSIAKELFEEDQNFVFIGAFDSSFNPKFEVVNDQFLERYDYQKSEVKSIIKNIQPKLKKSFSGTTLIWNISPFFRNPILCISFPLSETKDTHTILVTLVKLDSLLDAFQTSGPVETFLVSEDGSVLAHPDAKVVLSGINLNDLPIVDRMKKSTVDNGQFRYENKDGESYLASFKKLGFGGVGVVSQVRESKIFEEVNNIQKRNVYLLIVSLSLSFIVVYIFAKSLSTPILKLVDASEEIRRGNYHITLHATTHDEIGTLTKSFVSMGRGLEEREKLKDSFGRFVNQDIAELAAKGKLSIGGKKKYCTIFFSDIRSFTAISEKLQPEEVVEFLNQYMTEMVKCVQETGGTVDKFIGDAIMATWGALRDHKDHAIASVEAALRMRDKLIEFNQNRGTAKKPIIKIGCGINTGYVIAGQIGSSDKMEYTVIGDSVNLASRVESFNKETHTDILITESTYHEVKSEFNVVSMGEIEFKGKSKAQKVYAVLGKKSDVNAPKNLAELQKLVGIEVTTKKGKK, encoded by the coding sequence ATGAAAACGATTTTGATCAAACTAAGAAACTTATTCGGGAATCAATCAAATACGCCTGGTGAATTCCAGTTCCCGATTCGTTACAAACTGCTGTTAATCACTTCCATTGTACTTTTGATTTCAATGTCTGGAGTGATTTTCCTTGCTTCTTATTTTTTTCGGAAAGATAGTGAAGTAAGAGTAAAAGAAAACAATATCAAAATCAACGATATCCTTTCCTTAAAAGTAAAATCCGACTTACATTCTATTAAACAAGATGTACACATTACAGCTTCAGCTGTATTAAGAAATGCACAATCGGCAAATAGCATTGCAAAAGAATTATTTGAAGAAGATCAAAACTTTGTATTTATTGGTGCATTCGATTCTAGTTTTAATCCAAAATTTGAAGTCGTAAATGATCAATTTTTAGAAAGGTATGATTATCAAAAATCTGAAGTCAAAAGTATAATCAAAAACATCCAACCTAAACTGAAAAAATCATTTAGTGGTACAACTCTTATATGGAACATCAGTCCGTTTTTCCGCAATCCCATCTTATGTATTAGTTTTCCATTGTCTGAAACAAAAGATACACATACCATTCTTGTCACATTAGTGAAGTTAGATAGTTTATTAGATGCATTTCAGACTTCAGGTCCTGTAGAAACATTTTTAGTCAGCGAAGATGGTAGTGTCCTCGCCCACCCTGATGCAAAAGTAGTTCTCTCTGGTATCAATCTAAATGATTTACCTATTGTAGATCGAATGAAAAAATCAACTGTTGATAATGGACAGTTCCGTTATGAAAACAAAGACGGAGAGTCTTATCTTGCATCGTTTAAAAAATTAGGATTTGGTGGGGTAGGTGTTGTATCACAAGTTCGAGAATCCAAAATTTTTGAAGAAGTAAACAATATCCAAAAACGTAATGTTTACCTACTCATTGTTTCACTATCTCTTTCTTTTATTGTAGTCTATATTTTTGCGAAATCACTCTCCACTCCTATTCTAAAATTGGTAGATGCCTCTGAAGAAATCAGAAGAGGAAATTACCACATCACTCTTCATGCAACAACCCATGACGAAATTGGAACTCTCACAAAATCATTCGTTAGTATGGGCCGTGGATTAGAAGAAAGGGAAAAATTAAAAGATTCATTTGGTCGATTTGTAAACCAAGATATAGCAGAACTTGCCGCCAAAGGGAAGTTATCGATTGGTGGTAAAAAAAAGTATTGCACCATCTTTTTTTCAGACATCCGTAGTTTTACTGCCATCTCTGAAAAACTGCAACCAGAAGAAGTGGTTGAGTTCTTAAACCAATACATGACAGAGATGGTTAAATGTGTTCAGGAGACGGGTGGCACGGTAGATAAATTTATTGGTGATGCAATTATGGCAACTTGGGGAGCCCTTCGAGATCACAAAGATCATGCAATTGCTTCTGTGGAAGCGGCTTTACGAATGCGTGATAAATTAATTGAATTTAATCAAAACAGAGGCACGGCAAAAAAACCCATCATTAAAATAGGATGTGGAATTAACACGGGATATGTGATCGCTGGCCAAATTGGAAGTTCCGACAAAATGGAATACACCGTCATTGGAGATTCAGTAAACCTTGCTTCCAGAGTAGAGTCATTTAATAAAGAAACACATACTGATATTTTAATTACAGAATCAACTTACCATGAAGTAAAATCAGAGTTTAATGTTGTGAGTATGGGAGAAATTGAATTTAAAGGAAAATCCAAAGCCCAAAAAGTTTATGCTGTTTTAGGCAAAAAATCGGATGTAAATGCGCCTAAAAATTTGGCTGAGTTACAAAAATTAGTAGGCATTGAAGTCACTACTAAAAAGGGAAAAAAATGA
- a CDS encoding LIC11270 family surface protein produces MKSKFLHTCFMIVLLSILMDCKTKIDLGDETKLPVISTLFNNRMLLLLKGTYATDNPLDWSELNNGTGDLYVDSQGEGLDPTMTLTSLPKAGSLPIFLDIGEVRISSKYLKGLNELTQIRDTVDSNKFWDYIAPNRQVFCTVTYSFDNNTCTESNGILKANDFFNGIGAQFPSNDPSSETLSWEQAYSSGQPWLGREYYYAAIYFRSLVTGYALDAEIPVRGRFDNRTIVNGLNIVPRNNYVAGTTTAEKSNIVPKLFPALYTQLPTQSVQSDMRIRDGFDPYILEVRINLKENLMLHSYTSSRATTVTYVGVSDIFADHKGEGDAGGNILTRARVIYPEVASSIIITGGGNSLLHYYGIFRFQETEYINVLPLAATPAKQNAKIKYLNPGTYKVVCLGDLSKRDGYPDTVVRETAFTIPDYPFRQTYEVALSCP; encoded by the coding sequence ATGAAATCTAAATTCCTGCATACTTGTTTTATGATAGTTTTGCTTTCCATACTGATGGACTGCAAAACCAAAATAGATTTAGGTGATGAAACCAAACTTCCCGTTATTTCAACTCTCTTCAATAATAGAATGTTACTCCTCCTGAAAGGTACGTATGCTACAGACAATCCACTCGATTGGAGTGAATTGAACAACGGTACGGGAGATTTGTATGTTGACTCCCAAGGAGAAGGTCTCGATCCAACGATGACTTTAACCAGTTTACCAAAAGCCGGTAGTTTACCCATCTTTTTGGACATAGGGGAAGTTAGAATATCCAGTAAGTATCTAAAAGGGTTAAATGAGTTAACACAAATTAGAGATACAGTGGATTCAAATAAATTTTGGGATTACATTGCCCCAAACCGACAAGTTTTTTGTACCGTTACTTACTCATTTGATAACAATACCTGTACAGAAAGTAACGGTATTTTGAAAGCAAATGATTTTTTCAATGGGATCGGTGCCCAATTCCCATCAAATGATCCTTCATCCGAAACTCTTAGTTGGGAACAAGCATATTCATCTGGCCAACCATGGTTAGGTAGAGAATACTACTATGCTGCAATTTATTTCAGATCACTGGTGACTGGTTATGCGTTAGATGCTGAAATACCAGTTAGAGGTAGATTTGACAATAGAACAATTGTGAATGGTCTAAATATCGTTCCGAGAAATAATTACGTTGCTGGTACAACCACTGCTGAAAAAAGTAATATCGTACCAAAATTATTCCCTGCATTATACACGCAATTGCCAACTCAATCAGTTCAGTCAGATATGAGGATTCGTGACGGATTTGATCCTTACATTCTAGAAGTCAGAATCAACTTAAAAGAAAATTTGATGTTACATTCATATACTTCAAGTCGGGCGACAACAGTCACTTATGTAGGAGTGAGCGATATATTTGCCGATCACAAAGGTGAAGGTGATGCAGGTGGAAATATATTGACTCGTGCTCGGGTCATTTACCCTGAAGTTGCTTCTAGTATAATCATTACTGGAGGTGGGAATTCTCTTTTACATTATTATGGGATTTTCCGTTTCCAGGAAACAGAATACATCAATGTGCTGCCTCTTGCGGCAACACCTGCAAAACAAAATGCAAAAATCAAATACTTAAATCCTGGAACCTATAAAGTAGTTTGTTTGGGCGATTTGTCAAAAAGAGACGGATATCCTGATACGGTTGTAAGGGAAACTGCTTTCACAATCCCTGATTATCCGTTCCGACAAACGTATGAAGTTGCATTGTCCTGCCCTTAG
- the truA gene encoding tRNA pseudouridine(38-40) synthase TruA, producing the protein MPNYALLVEYDGTHFFGWQKQKDLPTVQFSIESALEIILRRNPASRLSVAGRTDTGVHGLGMVCNFKTEFPIPNFHKLLVSLNALTPKGVSIKNVVEVPPEFHARFSCTGREYIYKLYYSKYESSFIEGRAFWVKHHIDWELVQKQLDVLVGEKDFRSLAKAKSMSGKRSIREILAINLEQLAPDWYQIRIRANGFMHNMVRITVGTLLDIGKGRWESRSIDSILEEKNRSRAGVTLPPDGLYFVRAYYEDHPEIHELYKITLP; encoded by the coding sequence TTGCCCAATTACGCACTTCTTGTCGAATATGATGGCACCCATTTTTTTGGGTGGCAAAAACAAAAAGACCTACCTACTGTCCAGTTTTCGATCGAATCTGCACTTGAGATCATCTTAAGAAGGAATCCCGCTTCACGTCTGTCAGTTGCAGGAAGAACGGATACAGGTGTACACGGGCTTGGAATGGTTTGTAATTTTAAAACAGAATTTCCAATTCCCAATTTTCACAAATTATTAGTCTCACTCAATGCGTTAACGCCGAAAGGTGTTTCGATTAAAAATGTTGTCGAAGTTCCACCCGAATTCCATGCAAGGTTCAGTTGTACAGGTCGAGAGTATATTTATAAATTATACTATAGTAAATATGAAAGTAGTTTCATAGAAGGCCGAGCGTTTTGGGTGAAACACCATATCGATTGGGAATTGGTACAAAAACAATTAGATGTCTTAGTGGGAGAAAAAGATTTCCGATCCTTGGCAAAAGCAAAATCGATGTCGGGTAAACGATCCATCCGCGAGATTTTGGCCATCAATTTGGAACAATTGGCTCCTGATTGGTACCAAATCCGGATCCGGGCCAACGGATTTATGCACAATATGGTGCGAATCACAGTTGGAACTTTACTGGACATCGGAAAGGGACGTTGGGAATCTAGATCCATAGACTCCATATTGGAAGAAAAGAACCGTTCGCGAGCTGGGGTCACTCTCCCGCCGGATGGACTCTATTTTGTCCGTGCGTATTACGAAGATCATCCGGAAATTCATGAATTGTACAAAATCACTCTTCCTTAG
- a CDS encoding DUF2225 domain-containing protein: MSQAAAQSKKVSFRAKESTACPICDENHQKEQMFQGGGRLIAGKLAQDLRRLYEKNRKFGRVSPLDYVMTVCPRCLYSSFPKDWNALNPADNEAIRMATDARRSYIEKILGPLDFTQDRQIVLGAASYLLGMDCYQLRGVSVAPTPKKAVCAIRAAWYFSDLHDEFPNLGYDKIRDLLYQKAAVIYGYTLELMQNGNEPVDQAAGMLGPDTDNNWGFDGVIYLNAFLTKKFKDQMAPKPEDQVLLLSRAKRTLARLYGSGKASKGKPGPIVEMTRELYDEYNAILEAMGGEK; this comes from the coding sequence ATGTCCCAAGCCGCCGCCCAGTCAAAAAAAGTATCTTTTCGTGCCAAAGAGTCTACAGCTTGCCCGATTTGTGATGAAAATCACCAAAAGGAGCAGATGTTCCAGGGGGGTGGACGACTCATCGCTGGGAAATTAGCCCAAGATTTACGTCGTTTGTATGAAAAAAATAGAAAATTTGGTCGTGTGAGTCCACTGGATTATGTCATGACCGTCTGTCCACGTTGTCTGTATTCTTCCTTTCCTAAAGATTGGAATGCACTAAACCCAGCAGACAACGAAGCCATTCGAATGGCAACTGATGCTCGCCGAAGTTATATCGAAAAAATCCTTGGGCCACTTGATTTTACTCAGGACCGCCAAATCGTGTTAGGTGCTGCTTCCTATTTACTCGGAATGGATTGTTACCAATTACGAGGTGTGAGTGTTGCCCCCACTCCCAAAAAAGCAGTTTGTGCGATTCGAGCTGCTTGGTACTTCTCTGACCTACATGATGAATTTCCAAATTTAGGATATGACAAAATCAGAGACTTACTCTACCAAAAAGCAGCAGTAATTTACGGATATACATTAGAACTTATGCAGAATGGAAACGAACCCGTTGACCAAGCTGCAGGTATGCTTGGACCTGATACCGATAACAACTGGGGATTCGATGGTGTCATTTATCTAAATGCATTCCTAACAAAAAAATTCAAAGACCAAATGGCTCCCAAACCAGAGGACCAGGTTTTACTTCTATCACGTGCTAAACGAACACTTGCTAGGTTGTATGGATCAGGAAAGGCAAGTAAAGGAAAACCAGGCCCAATTGTAGAAATGACACGCGAATTGTACGACGAATACAACGCTATCCTCGAAGCAATGGGAGGCGAGAAGTAA
- a CDS encoding LIC11274 family protein: MKQSLLILMMSLVMQAPMFAESVSSKSYQKRIELLTYLRELEPIVKNFRGEDAEGKPTELNAPEGKEGFRMKKYLEAKRIYQEGLQYHFEGNFSSAYQRFLECQLGIEKMTEELSQLYILRAEEMMKTAMERKNPNNPMDKALLDISIEYGKGSYFRQDVMDLPREAPYQRRMYDPKEAHYSYNKYDIEKNMELGYKHLGLAKEARANALKVEKNLEKHQKLQPTHRKYRIDLYFGAINLARDSKANAINIYKLKYPYDNYYLNNSQAKTEASKDETGATVEGQPVKIDGVTYDFSKNPYVKYDNRLQAMFDVRVPEEYRVDHADVRGRVYDLDSNNMVFMKYDQERKKALNVPAKPAQGSTTTPQQ; this comes from the coding sequence ATGAAACAATCCCTTCTTATTCTCATGATGAGTCTCGTGATGCAAGCACCTATGTTTGCAGAATCAGTCTCGAGTAAATCCTATCAAAAACGTATCGAGCTTTTGACTTACCTCCGTGAGCTTGAGCCAATCGTCAAAAACTTTCGTGGTGAAGATGCGGAAGGAAAACCAACAGAGCTCAATGCTCCAGAAGGGAAAGAAGGCTTCCGTATGAAAAAATACCTAGAAGCCAAACGTATTTACCAAGAAGGGTTACAATACCATTTTGAAGGTAATTTTTCCTCTGCTTACCAAAGGTTCCTAGAATGCCAATTGGGAATTGAAAAAATGACAGAAGAACTTTCCCAGTTGTACATCCTCCGTGCAGAAGAAATGATGAAAACGGCTATGGAACGCAAAAATCCAAACAACCCAATGGACAAGGCACTCCTTGATATTTCCATAGAGTATGGAAAAGGATCTTACTTCCGCCAAGACGTAATGGACCTTCCGCGTGAAGCACCTTACCAAAGAAGGATGTACGACCCAAAAGAAGCACACTATAGTTACAATAAGTACGACATTGAAAAAAATATGGAGCTTGGTTACAAACACTTAGGACTTGCGAAAGAAGCGAGAGCCAATGCGTTAAAGGTGGAAAAAAATCTTGAGAAACACCAAAAACTCCAACCTACACATAGAAAGTATCGTATTGATTTGTATTTTGGTGCGATCAATTTGGCTCGTGATTCGAAAGCCAATGCCATCAATATCTATAAATTAAAATACCCTTATGATAACTACTACCTCAATAACTCACAGGCAAAAACAGAAGCATCCAAAGATGAAACTGGTGCAACTGTAGAAGGCCAACCAGTTAAAATTGATGGAGTAACTTATGATTTTTCTAAAAACCCTTATGTTAAGTATGACAACAGACTCCAAGCGATGTTTGATGTAAGAGTTCCGGAAGAATACCGTGTGGACCATGCAGATGTAAGAGGACGTGTTTATGATTTGGATTCCAATAATATGGTGTTCATGAAATACGACCAAGAACGTAAAAAAGCTCTGAATGTGCCTGCAAAACCAGCCCAAGGAAGCACTACCACTCCGCAACAATAA
- a CDS encoding lysophospholipid acyltransferase family protein, giving the protein MAKIPVVDNLIEKNLHGLSVHYGRLVMKVYLRITLLVFGKASPYLIRGLYHAISGNKEKRIKEFLEGTKIWAEDVKKITKTNVLVFNQFTVPEKGHMIFLNHVNEMDFPYDCYVIRKPFLANQVIKKAWFAYWWMTAMGSQVFDNSKAMSIAVSVKNLIEGLKTTSYIVYPEGKNTYSEEIQPLKKGMVKIAFDQKIPVFVAIKSGVTTYQEYQKGNVVGYLGLGIHHPNDFSSWEEFQNHLYQLMHSKKLELDGMLEAERNKLRST; this is encoded by the coding sequence ATGGCGAAAATTCCAGTTGTAGACAACTTAATTGAAAAAAACTTACACGGACTAAGCGTTCACTACGGGCGTTTGGTGATGAAAGTATACTTACGAATCACTCTGTTGGTATTCGGGAAAGCGAGTCCATACCTAATTCGTGGTCTTTATCATGCAATCTCAGGGAACAAAGAAAAGCGAATTAAGGAATTTTTAGAAGGCACAAAAATTTGGGCCGAAGATGTCAAAAAAATTACTAAAACAAACGTTTTAGTCTTCAATCAATTTACTGTTCCTGAAAAAGGACATATGATTTTTTTGAATCACGTGAACGAAATGGATTTTCCTTATGATTGTTATGTGATCAGAAAACCATTTTTAGCAAACCAAGTCATTAAAAAAGCATGGTTTGCCTACTGGTGGATGACTGCCATGGGTTCACAAGTATTTGATAACTCAAAAGCAATGTCGATTGCAGTCTCTGTTAAAAATCTAATCGAGGGATTAAAAACAACTTCCTATATCGTTTATCCCGAAGGGAAAAACACATACAGTGAGGAAATCCAACCTTTAAAAAAGGGAATGGTGAAAATTGCTTTTGACCAAAAAATTCCGGTCTTTGTAGCAATTAAATCAGGTGTTACCACATACCAAGAATACCAAAAAGGAAATGTGGTCGGATATTTGGGACTTGGCATTCATCATCCAAATGATTTTTCCAGCTGGGAAGAATTCCAGAATCATCTTTATCAATTAATGCATTCCAAAAAACTTGAGTTAGATGGAATGTTAGAAGCGGAACGAAATAAACTTCGATCCACTTAA
- a CDS encoding dual specificity protein phosphatase family protein translates to MNSESAILFTQCLQNDFTSLLDKYDPLPNSLHVGYAEANRLLGEMVEDGPVFSLMDWAYESNPKQLKIIHIRDWHDPNAKPQEDHLTQFGYHCLKDTKGAEFVFQNWIESDPNRAEIINASGLNDFVDTNLESVLRPYKGKPLKVGITGVWTEAKVTFLCYDLKTRYPEFEIAVCSALTASSSLSMHFIALDQIKQILGVKVYSSIGAFTEFLTGEQPNLQKRISTNARISSDKLKLDPKYPISDLDKQILLYLFRDCKDVEFKTLDGGFSGNVVLKSKSIDHLGHAQVPCVVKIGNRDLIAKERTSFERIQEVLGNNAPSIVDFCELNDRGAIKYRYAAMLDGNVRTFQKLYGLMPNGTGLDRIIDIVFGEQLGRLFEATSTEKLNLLEYYDFQSKYAKSVRTRVESLLGGPQTTDTISIFPGYEVTNPCSFYEKDLSSLKEYNAITHNTSYVHGDLNGANIIIDAQDNVWMIDFFHTHRGHILRDLLKLENDVLYIFCKIESESEWKEAVVLTNILHNQEDLGIPLPFDPPKELSNEKLRKAYRVIAKLRSYYPKLVKLDRDPYQMHVGALRYAMHTLSFDECNDLQKKWALYVGGQLINKIKSYIQKSKVLRIDYLKPIKNQNEIITKIGLTILPGRKDRGRVLLDDLHTIKEEGVTHILSLITEQEYNQYGVNELKTEIPNYGIEQKQVSILDQKVPSMEQMKEIVNWMDTILSKDQKVLIHCVGGLGRSGTVASAYLIWKYKMDSDSAIQKVRESRSERAVESHEQIRFLKEWENFYKD, encoded by the coding sequence AAATCCAAAACAACTAAAGATCATCCATATTCGAGATTGGCATGACCCAAACGCCAAACCACAAGAAGACCATCTAACCCAATTTGGATACCATTGTCTAAAAGATACAAAAGGAGCCGAATTTGTATTTCAAAATTGGATTGAATCTGATCCCAATCGCGCAGAGATCATCAATGCTTCTGGATTAAATGACTTTGTAGATACGAATTTAGAATCCGTTTTACGACCTTACAAAGGGAAACCATTAAAAGTGGGGATCACAGGTGTTTGGACAGAAGCCAAAGTTACCTTTTTATGTTATGACTTAAAAACAAGATACCCAGAATTTGAAATTGCAGTTTGTTCAGCCCTCACTGCAAGTTCCTCTTTATCAATGCATTTTATCGCATTAGACCAAATCAAACAAATATTAGGTGTGAAAGTGTATTCTTCCATTGGTGCGTTTACTGAATTTTTAACGGGTGAACAGCCAAATTTACAAAAACGAATCTCAACCAATGCAAGAATCTCAAGTGATAAACTAAAATTGGATCCTAAATATCCGATTTCAGATTTAGACAAACAAATCCTACTCTACTTATTCCGTGATTGTAAAGATGTTGAATTCAAAACATTGGATGGTGGTTTTTCAGGCAATGTTGTTTTGAAATCCAAATCCATAGATCATTTAGGCCATGCCCAAGTGCCTTGTGTTGTCAAAATTGGAAATCGTGATTTGATTGCAAAAGAAAGAACTTCCTTTGAAAGGATCCAAGAAGTTTTAGGAAATAATGCTCCTTCCATTGTCGATTTTTGTGAATTAAATGATCGTGGGGCAATCAAATACCGTTATGCTGCCATGTTAGATGGAAACGTAAGGACATTCCAAAAACTTTATGGATTGATGCCGAATGGCACTGGCCTTGATCGAATCATTGACATTGTATTTGGCGAACAACTTGGACGTTTGTTTGAAGCGACTTCCACTGAAAAACTAAATTTACTCGAATATTATGATTTCCAATCTAAGTATGCAAAATCAGTTCGAACGAGAGTAGAATCTTTATTAGGTGGTCCACAGACAACTGATACTATTTCTATATTCCCAGGTTATGAAGTCACCAATCCATGTTCCTTTTATGAGAAGGACCTATCTTCACTTAAAGAATACAATGCAATCACACATAATACATCTTATGTCCATGGAGACCTAAATGGAGCGAACATCATCATCGATGCCCAAGACAATGTTTGGATGATTGATTTTTTCCATACTCACCGAGGGCATATTCTCAGAGATTTATTAAAATTAGAGAACGATGTATTGTATATTTTTTGTAAAATCGAATCTGAATCTGAATGGAAAGAAGCCGTTGTCCTTACTAATATTTTACATAACCAAGAAGACTTAGGAATTCCACTTCCCTTCGATCCACCGAAAGAACTTTCCAATGAAAAACTTCGTAAAGCCTACCGAGTGATCGCCAAACTAAGATCTTATTATCCAAAACTTGTCAAACTAGACAGAGACCCATACCAAATGCATGTTGGTGCATTACGGTATGCGATGCACACTCTCTCCTTCGATGAATGTAATGATTTGCAAAAAAAATGGGCTTTGTATGTGGGCGGACAACTTATCAATAAAATCAAATCGTATATCCAAAAATCAAAGGTATTACGGATTGATTATTTAAAACCTATCAAGAATCAAAACGAAATCATTACCAAAATCGGTCTTACCATTTTACCAGGAAGAAAAGACCGAGGTAGAGTATTGTTAGATGATTTACACACCATTAAAGAAGAAGGTGTCACACACATCCTTAGCCTCATCACGGAACAAGAATACAATCAATACGGAGTGAATGAGCTAAAAACTGAAATTCCAAATTACGGAATTGAACAAAAACAAGTTTCCATCTTAGATCAAAAGGTTCCTAGTATGGAACAAATGAAGGAGATTGTGAATTGGATGGATACGATCCTCTCCAAAGATCAGAAAGTATTAATCCATTGTGTTGGTGGTCTTGGGCGTTCTGGAACCGTAGCGAGTGCTTATTTAATTTGGAAATATAAAATGGATTCTGATTCAGCGATCCAGAAGGTAAGAGAATCGAGAAGTGAACGTGCAGTTGAATCACACGAACAAATCCGATTCCTAAAAGAGTGGGAAAATTTTTATAAGGATTAA